The proteins below are encoded in one region of Chromatiales bacterium:
- a CDS encoding enoyl-ACP reductase — protein MGFLSGKRVLIVGVASNRSIAYGIAKAMQREGAELAFTYQNERLKDRVDQIAADCGSEIIVPCDVSSDEQIEAVFEHLDDYWDHLDVIVHSVAFAPKEQLEGDFLDNVTREGFRTAHDVSSYSFAALAKAGRQMMQGRSGALLTLSYLGAVRAVPNYNVMGLAKASLEANVRYLAYTLGPEGTRVNGISAGPIRTLAAAGIGDFRKMLDHVEANAPLRRNVTIEDVGNAAAFLCSDLASGITGEITYVDGGFNTIGMTGY, from the coding sequence ATGGGCTTCCTGTCCGGCAAACGCGTCCTGATCGTGGGCGTGGCCAGCAACCGCTCGATCGCCTATGGCATCGCCAAGGCCATGCAGCGCGAGGGCGCCGAACTGGCGTTCACCTACCAGAACGAACGGCTCAAGGACCGCGTGGACCAGATCGCCGCCGACTGCGGCTCGGAGATCATCGTGCCCTGCGACGTCTCCAGTGACGAGCAGATCGAGGCCGTCTTCGAACACCTCGACGATTACTGGGATCACCTGGACGTCATCGTGCACTCGGTGGCCTTCGCCCCCAAGGAACAGCTCGAGGGCGACTTCCTCGACAACGTCACCCGCGAGGGCTTTCGCACCGCCCACGACGTCAGTTCCTACAGTTTCGCCGCCCTGGCCAAGGCCGGGCGCCAGATGATGCAGGGCCGCAGCGGCGCCCTGCTCACCCTGAGCTACCTGGGCGCGGTGCGTGCCGTGCCCAACTACAACGTGATGGGCCTGGCCAAGGCCAGCCTCGAGGCCAACGTGCGTTACCTGGCCTACACGCTGGGTCCGGAAGGCACCCGCGTCAACGGCATCTCCGCCGGCCCCATCCGCACCCTGGCGGCGGCCGGCATCGGCGACTTCCGCAAGATGCTGGATCACGTCGAGGCCAATGCCCCGCTGCGCCGAAACGTCACCATCGAGGATGTCGGCAACGCCGCCGCCTTCCTCTGCTCCGACCTCGCCTCCGGCATCACCGGCGAGATCACCTATGTCGACGGCGGGTTCAACACCATCGGCATGACCGGCTACTGA
- a CDS encoding ABC transporter substrate-binding protein produces MDRQFTLKDLVLFATLGLLIVLLLVAMYMVDRQWLKLAAMEHSLQEQAQDMRALRGQLGELERRIRSGEVVAGATGETTAAQQGDAFDRAYAASRQPDYAEGDWVVTAFGTGLQTITPLVSSDAYASQVQSHVLESLLTRDPQTLEWVGLLARSWQVSDDGLEFTFQMHPEARFSDGEPLTANDVAFTFAFIMNPRIAAPRERAYYSKIESVTATGTHEVVFRFREPYFNALSLAGGLAVLPQHFYAPYLENPEAFNQSKGLLLGSGPYRLGDARGWTPDQGLVELERNPRYWGRVQPPYERVIWRIIENDSARLTTFRNGDIDTYSARPLEYRRLLDDAALSARARHFEYMSPVSGYSYIAWNQGSAERPSPFADRRVREAMTWLTDRQRIIDEVFLGYAEVAVSPFNPRSRQHDPALKPRGFSIEKARALLREAGYDDRDGDGVIEDAEGRPFRFELTFFQDSEDTKRMVLLLRDIYARAGVLLEPKPTEWSVMIEAIQKRDFDAITLGWTSGLETDIYQIFHSSQIEGQADNYVGYRNPELDRLIDQARATVDEDARMPLWQAAERILHEDQPYTFLMRRQQLLFVDRRFSNLEITRMGLNFQMLPVETYVPAPEQKYPR; encoded by the coding sequence ATGGACCGCCAGTTCACCCTGAAAGACCTCGTCCTGTTCGCCACCCTGGGCCTGCTCATCGTGCTGCTGCTCGTGGCCATGTACATGGTGGATCGGCAGTGGCTCAAGCTCGCTGCGATGGAGCACAGCCTGCAGGAGCAGGCCCAGGACATGCGTGCCCTGCGAGGCCAGCTGGGCGAGCTGGAACGGCGGATACGCAGCGGCGAGGTGGTCGCCGGCGCGACGGGGGAGACGACGGCAGCGCAGCAGGGTGACGCCTTCGATCGTGCCTATGCGGCCTCACGTCAGCCCGATTATGCCGAGGGCGACTGGGTGGTGACGGCCTTCGGTACCGGACTGCAGACCATCACCCCGCTGGTCTCTTCCGATGCCTATGCCTCCCAGGTGCAGTCCCACGTCCTGGAATCCCTGCTCACCCGCGACCCGCAGACCCTGGAATGGGTGGGGCTGCTCGCCAGGAGCTGGCAGGTCAGCGACGACGGCCTGGAGTTCACCTTCCAGATGCACCCCGAGGCCCGCTTCTCGGACGGCGAGCCGCTGACGGCGAACGATGTCGCCTTCACCTTTGCCTTCATCATGAACCCGAGGATCGCCGCCCCGCGCGAGCGCGCCTATTACAGCAAGATCGAGTCGGTCACGGCCACCGGCACGCACGAGGTGGTGTTCCGCTTCCGCGAGCCCTATTTCAACGCCCTGTCGCTGGCCGGCGGGCTGGCCGTGCTGCCGCAGCACTTCTATGCCCCCTATCTGGAAAACCCCGAGGCCTTCAACCAGTCCAAGGGGCTGCTGCTGGGCTCCGGCCCCTACCGCCTGGGCGACGCCCGTGGCTGGACGCCGGACCAGGGGCTGGTGGAGCTCGAGCGCAACCCGCGCTACTGGGGGCGGGTGCAGCCGCCCTACGAGCGGGTGATCTGGCGCATCATCGAAAACGACAGCGCGCGGCTCACGACCTTCCGCAACGGCGACATCGACACCTATTCGGCCCGCCCGCTGGAATACCGCCGTCTGCTGGACGATGCGGCCCTGAGCGCACGCGCCCGGCACTTCGAATACATGAGCCCGGTCTCGGGCTATTCCTACATCGCCTGGAACCAGGGCAGTGCCGAGCGGCCCTCGCCCTTCGCCGACCGGCGAGTGCGCGAGGCCATGACCTGGCTCACCGACCGCCAGCGCATCATCGACGAGGTGTTCCTGGGCTATGCCGAGGTGGCAGTGAGCCCCTTCAATCCGCGCAGCCGGCAGCACGATCCGGCACTCAAACCCCGCGGCTTCAGCATCGAGAAGGCGCGCGCCCTGCTGCGCGAGGCCGGCTACGACGACCGTGACGGCGACGGCGTGATCGAGGATGCCGAGGGCCGTCCCTTCCGCTTCGAGCTCACCTTCTTCCAGGACAGCGAGGACACCAAGCGCATGGTACTGCTGCTCAGGGACATCTACGCACGCGCCGGGGTGCTGCTCGAGCCGAAACCCACCGAGTGGTCGGTGATGATCGAGGCGATCCAGAAGCGCGACTTCGACGCCATCACCCTGGGCTGGACCAGCGGACTGGAGACCGACATCTACCAGATCTTCCACAGCAGCCAGATCGAGGGGCAGGCCGACAACTACGTCGGCTATCGCAACCCCGAGCTCGACCGGCTGATCGACCAGGCCCGCGCCACCGTGGACGAGGACGCGCGCATGCCCCTGTGGCAGGCCGCCGAACGCATCCTCCACGAGGATCAGCCCTATACCTTCCTGATGCGACGTCAGCAACTGCTGTTCGTCGATCGGCGCTTCAGCAACCTGGAGATCACGCGTATGGGGCTCAATTTCCAGATGCTGCCGGTCGAGACCTACGTGCCCGCCCCGGAGCAGAAGTACCCGCGCTAG